The Prochlorococcus marinus str. MIT 1214 sequence TTTATTTAGCAGCTTCAGGTGCTTTTCTGGCTTTGCGTGCTCGTCTAGCAGGTCTACCAGCACTTGGCTTAACAACTGCAGAAACCTCCGCTTTAGCTTTGGCTGCAGCCTTTTTAGCTACTGGCTTTTTAGTTACTGCTTTCTTTGCTGTTGCCTTTTTAGCTACAGGCTTTTTAGCTACTGCTTTTTTAGCTGTGGTTTTTTTTGCTGCAGCAGCTTTTGGAGCAGAGCCTTTACGTGTGCGATGAGAAAGAATTAAAGCCCATTCATCAGCGCTAATATTTGCTGGCTTATTTCCATGAACCTCAGAAACTTTAGCTGCTTTTTCAATATCTTTAATTAGATTTTTCCAAGAAGCTGCGTAACGTTTATCAGACTGAGATTTAGCACCGCTTTCAACAAGGGTTTCAACGACTTGAGAAGCAGTAACCTTCTTACGACGTCTGTTAAAGATCTCCTTTTGCAAGGTAGCAATTAAGGCATCACCTTTAGCACTAACTTTGATGGATAACTGAGACATAACTCAAAAATTACTTTCTTAATACATCTATCACATATAGGGTATTCAATTCAATAGTCAATGGTTAACCGACAATTAAATTTTTATATATCTATCAATATCATTTAAAGTGATACCTTCAAATAATTCGATCTTAACTATAAAGCCATATCTAGTGGGCGAGAGAAAAACAAAAAACTAATAAAAACAATGCTAGTCAATAAAGCTAATAGACCTCATATGCTGATCAAAGATGGCGTAGTAACACTAATAAACAAATTAATCTATTCAAAGTATCAGGCTACCTCTGGACACCAACCAATCTCTTTCTCTCGTTGCCGCATCCAAAGAAGACAACGTGAAATCAAATGGTCTCCATGAGGAGTAAGACGACGATGAACATGACACGAAAGAATTGTTCTGCAATACTTGTCGCTGGAATAATTGAAATGTTGACATGTCATGCAAACGCAAGCTGAATATGTTTTTTTGAGAGTCGCTTTCTCAAGGAATTGCCACACTTCTTCTTGACCGAAGATCTGATCGGTGCAAGTTTCTTTGGGGTGAGTCGTAGACATTGACCAATTCCAATAGGTTGGGCTACGGCAGATACCCATTCTTCAGCCTTAAAGACAGCATACGGGGAAGCAGATGGAGTCATTTACGTTTAGCAGTACACTTGTACTAGCAAAAACCAATAGGTAATGTCAAGTCATATATTTCAAAACATCTAAAATATGTCGCCTGCAATACCAACAATCAAACAAAGAACATGCTCAAACACGATGAATACTTCAAGGATATAAAGGCTAATTAAAAAAATAAACGGATAAGTCCACCACAAAACAAAAAAGCAATAAAAAAGCCCTCATCTCATGAGGGCAAAATAAACTGCTGAAGGATCCCCATCACCCAGCTTTTCAAAAATAATAATCATATCAATCAGATTAGGCAACATTAAAGCACCATATGTTTTATCTCAGGCTTAAATGAACACCATCTGTAGGGGGGGTTGATTTATATGGAAAATAGGGTTAGAAATAGTATCCCCATCACCCAGACCCGTAGGACACCATACCTAGGGTCTTTTTTATTGGAAAACCTTTTATAGAGGGATTTCGTCAATATTAAGCACATATGATCTGTGGAAAACTTTTGTTATTTGAATAAACTTGCGAGCGAAAAAAATATGTCCTTACCTAAATCTTAGAAAAAGTAGCTTATAAAGGTTTAAAAACGATTAATTGAAAAATCCTTCTCTATTAAGTAAAAAGGTTCTAAATCTGTTAATTGGTAGGAAAAAGACAATTGCGCTAAAGAAATTAAATCTATCGAATAAAACCAGTTGAAATCTTTATGTGATTACACAAAATGATTGATCTCAAAAGAAATAGCAAAAAAGAACCAATTGAGGCCACAGGCCTTCGAAGTCGCAAATCTTCTCTATATAAGCCAAATCAACAAGAAGATTTCAAAATTAGTAGAGGTCGTTTCTCAAATTTTCTGACGTGTCAAAGGTGCTTTTATCTCGATAGGGTAAGAGGTCTTGATCCTCCTGGGACACCAGGTTGGACTCTCAATGAAACTACTGACCTATTACTAAAAAAAGAATTTGACGATTGCAGACAAAAACAGGTTCCACACAGAATATTTGCATCTAATGGACTATCTCATGTTGTTCCATTTGATCATCCTGAAATAGATAACTGGAGAAACTCACTTCATCGGGGACTAATGCATCGTTACAAGGATACCGGAATAATTTTGACTGGAGGTGTAGACGATATTTGGCAAGACACTATTACAAGACAACTAATAATTGTGGATTACAAATCACAAGCAAAAAACGGACGAGTTGATAAGAAAGATTATTTAGAGGATCCTTTTCACGAGGCCTATAAAATTCAAATGGACTTTTATGCTTACATACTCTCGGGGATGGGTTTTAGTGTTCATCCAATATCTTATTTTCTAGTTTGCAATGCAAAAAGGGATGAAGATGAATTTAATAAGACCATGCGTTTTGATGAATATCTTGTTCCCTACAAATGGAGGAATGATTGGATAGAGAGTCGACTAGATGAAATGGTCTCACTAATGAATCAATCAGAGATTCCAGAATCAAATCCTTCATGCAAGAACTGCGCCTATGCAGATCAATATTCGAAAATACTATTTTCAGGAAATTCAAGTCAAAAAGAAATTAAACAAGGAACTTTGCCATTATTTTAAAAACGCTAATAGTTTTAAAAATGATTCTTATCAAAAAACGTCTAAAGGATTAATGGTATGTGCGGAAGATATCAGCTATTAACAAAATTCATAAATTTACCTGATCTTTTAAAAAAAGATGTGCCAAAGGGATTGGGTAAAAATTATGAACCACAATTATTAATCAAACCAGGTTCTCCAATTCTTGTACTTAAGAATGAAGGCAAGACACAAACATCCATAATGCTTTGGGGATTTATATCTGAGTGGAGTAAAGACCCTTTTGACAACACAAGGCCAAAGCCATTTAACGCGAGATCAGAAAGTGTTGAAGAGAAGAAACTTTTTCGTGCAAGCTGGAGGCATAAGAGATGTTTGATACCAGCCAGTGGTTTTCTAGAAAAAGGTCACCTAATAGGTAGAAAAGATTCTCAAACTTTCTGGTTAGGAGGACTTTGGAATCGATGGATGTCTAAGGAAGGTTGTGAACTAGAGAGCTGTTGTGTGCTAACGACAGAACCAAATGATTTAGTCAAACAATTTCATAACCGTATGCCCGTTATTATTCCAAATGGGCTAGAAGAAGAATGGATCTCTTCAGTTAAAAATGCTCAAGACCTTAAAGCTTTAAAACCGCTAATGACTAAATGGGACCCAGAAGAATGGACAGCCGAGCCAATTAACAAACCTAATGCCGACCAATTATCCTTCCTATAAAATCATACAAAAAAAGGGCTTATACAAGCCCTTTTATACATTTTTTAAGATCAGGACTTCAATGATCATGATGCACTTCTGCCGAACTAGGCATTTCATGGGCAGAAGACAATTTCTTCAATGATTGAGATCCACAAATAGCAGACAGAGCGATCACAACCAAGGATGCAGTGCTTAACAACTGAAGCACTATCGGGAGATGTGAATTAATTCTTTCTCTAAAGGTAGTCATTTGGGAAGTTAATTAACACTCCATTCAAACAAAAAGAATAAGCACCGTCCATAGCTTGAATATTATGACCTAAATAGCTAAAAGCAAAAAAATAAGCATAAATAAATTTAGTCCTACTGTTAAGAGTGATGTACTTGCTTTACATTCATTAGTCAAAACTAGGGACTCACTCTCTTATTGGTTTCTAATTATGACCTAAATATTTAAAAGTCTCATAAGATACATAATGAAAGTTAGATATTGAAAGAAAACATATGAATAAATAATTGTACAATTAAGCCAATAATTAACTGAAAACTACTCATGGCTGAAAAATTAAAAAGGTTAAAACCACTCGACGTCTGATAGCTGATTAAAATTATCTAAACGAATTTATTGAAATGGACGGAAATAGAATGGATCTTCCTTCTCTAGACAAACTTAGAGAATTAGAAAAAAACGCAAGAATAGAAGGGAGTGGCATTGAATTTGAATCTCTATTAGGGCTGTGGAAATTTAATTCAGTTTGGAAGCAGGGATCAGATAAAGAAGACTCGATTTCAAGCACTTTGCTACAGGTTCTCTCAGCCAGTCTAGAGTTGAAAAAGGATAGACAAAATGCAGAAGAAGAGAATTTTACTATCGCCAACTCAATTAAATTTGGATTATTAACTCTGAGATTTAGTGGCTACGCAAATTTAGAAAGGAAGCAGCCATTATTACCCTTTTCTTTTGATTGCATCCAAATAAAACTAGCTTCGTTGACTATTTTAAATAAATCTCTACCGGCACCGGATCAAAAGAAGAAACCATTTTTTGCACTAATAGCTATCGATCCAAATGGTAAATGGTTGTCAGCTAGGGGAAAGGGTGGAGGACTTGCTCTTTGGATAAAAGATAAATAAGCTAGCAACTTTGAAAAACCCTTAGATATTTTGTTGAGCAAATTCTTCTAAAAGTGTTTAGTTGAAAAATCAATCCCTCTAGACATATATTAATAATTACCAAACGTCTTAGAAGCGTAGAGGCATCAAGCAACAACTTTATTTCTGAGAGAAATCCTATCAATAGAATTTGGATGTTCACGAACAAATTTATTGAACTCAATTGCTAGCTGTCTAGCCTCAAAAGCATCAATAGCATAAAACCCTAACTCATGTCTTTTGTTAGACAAATCGCGGTAGCTAACAGCATATCTTTTACAGGAGGTAATAGGTCTTGAGGACATGTTTCAAAAATTCAATGAATTCAATACTAAAAACAACAAAATAGTTCTGAAAGATATCTACCGAACAATTTTTGGACAGGAAACCGAATCTAAAGTCTTAATGATTTAGACCTAGTAGATCTCAGATAACTTCGAATCTAACTTCTTTATAAAAATATGCGCTAAATTATGTAAGCTAAACTACGTTTTATAGATTTTACGTAAATCTTAAAAGACTTAAAAATAACGAGGTTAATAAATAATCAATTATTAGATAAACTAATTACATTAATAATTTTTACTTTATATATTTTGTATTTCTCCCTACATACAGCAAGTGATTAGAAAGGTAACTTAAAATTGTTATTCGATTTAATTAAAGTTATGACTTTAGATATTTACAAAGCAATTGTAAAAGCTTCAGACCAAGGACATTTATGGGGACTCAAGCGTACCGATTACTAGCTATGTTTAAATTCACCAAGTTTAAGTCTATTCAGTTAATTATATTGTGGAACCTCCCGATTCTAATTTTATTTATTGGAATAATATCAATACCCATAGAGTTATTTAATACAATTTCAATTTTTTAATAACTCAACATCTCTATGCACAAAAAATTCTTAAATAGAGAAATACTTAATCAATATAGCAAATCTTGATAATTAAGATATGCACAACTATTAATGAATTAAACTGACTGGTAAGAATAAAACTCTGGATTATGATATG is a genomic window containing:
- a CDS encoding PD-(D/E)XK nuclease family protein → MIDLKRNSKKEPIEATGLRSRKSSLYKPNQQEDFKISRGRFSNFLTCQRCFYLDRVRGLDPPGTPGWTLNETTDLLLKKEFDDCRQKQVPHRIFASNGLSHVVPFDHPEIDNWRNSLHRGLMHRYKDTGIILTGGVDDIWQDTITRQLIIVDYKSQAKNGRVDKKDYLEDPFHEAYKIQMDFYAYILSGMGFSVHPISYFLVCNAKRDEDEFNKTMRFDEYLVPYKWRNDWIESRLDEMVSLMNQSEIPESNPSCKNCAYADQYSKILFSGNSSQKEIKQGTLPLF
- a CDS encoding SOS response-associated peptidase, which encodes MCGRYQLLTKFINLPDLLKKDVPKGLGKNYEPQLLIKPGSPILVLKNEGKTQTSIMLWGFISEWSKDPFDNTRPKPFNARSESVEEKKLFRASWRHKRCLIPASGFLEKGHLIGRKDSQTFWLGGLWNRWMSKEGCELESCCVLTTEPNDLVKQFHNRMPVIIPNGLEEEWISSVKNAQDLKALKPLMTKWDPEEWTAEPINKPNADQLSFL